Proteins encoded within one genomic window of Prochlorococcus marinus str. MIT 9515:
- a CDS encoding high light inducible protein, which translates to MNEDNQPRFGFVNFAETWNGRMAMMGILIGLGTELITGQSILRQIGIG; encoded by the coding sequence ATGAATGAGGATAATCAACCAAGATTTGGTTTTGTAAATTTTGCAGAAACATGGAATGGCAGAATGGCCATGATGGGTATATTAATAGGTTTAGGAACAGAATTGATTACAGGTCAAAGTATTTTAAGACAAATTGGGATTGGTTAA
- a CDS encoding YihY/virulence factor BrkB family protein, translated as MQRSSTWIIKSLWGACERWSKSDCIDLSAAFAYYTLQSFFPILLISLSIASWFLGKQEGLDQEIISIAAQILPPSVVELVETTLFKLIDQGFGAGILGAMFLLFTAGNAYLSLQRGSDRLWEDELPSRRVNSAWQEQASRFLRNRIEAFLIVFFVGFLMVLDQISANLRMIPTTVLENLSKSSNIFSDLFMKLPLLQVGKFAFPLIGFSLMALLLQALLPSRKVPLKPLIPGSILIGIGLTTLNLAVSKSILSLGVRFQAYGFIGGFLVLTLWVWLLGVILYFGQCWSVVIASMSLINRRRNK; from the coding sequence ATGCAGCGCAGCTCAACATGGATTATTAAAAGTTTATGGGGAGCCTGTGAAAGATGGAGTAAATCAGATTGTATTGATTTAAGCGCTGCTTTTGCATATTACACACTTCAGTCATTCTTTCCTATACTTCTTATTTCTCTTTCAATAGCTTCTTGGTTTCTAGGCAAACAAGAAGGCTTAGATCAAGAAATTATATCTATTGCCGCTCAAATTTTACCTCCATCCGTTGTTGAATTAGTTGAAACAACATTATTCAAATTAATTGATCAAGGTTTTGGAGCAGGAATTTTAGGAGCAATGTTTTTACTATTCACTGCAGGCAACGCTTACTTATCACTTCAACGAGGTTCAGATAGGCTATGGGAAGACGAACTGCCTTCTAGGCGAGTAAACTCTGCGTGGCAAGAGCAAGCCTCAAGATTTCTTAGAAATAGAATTGAAGCTTTCTTGATAGTGTTTTTTGTAGGTTTTTTAATGGTATTAGATCAAATAAGTGCAAATCTCAGAATGATTCCCACAACAGTTTTAGAAAACTTATCAAAGTCTAGTAATATTTTTTCTGATTTATTTATGAAATTACCACTCTTACAAGTTGGCAAATTTGCTTTTCCACTTATAGGATTTTCATTAATGGCTCTGTTACTTCAAGCTCTTTTACCAAGTAGAAAAGTTCCTTTAAAACCATTAATTCCTGGTTCCATACTAATTGGAATTGGTCTGACAACTCTTAATCTTGCAGTTAGTAAAAGTATTCTTTCCCTTGGAGTGAGATTTCAGGCATATGGTTTTATTGGAGGATTTTTAGTACTAACTTTATGGGTATGGCTATTAGGAGTTATTTTATATTTTGGACAATGCTGGAGCGTTGTTATAGCAAGTATGAGTTTAATAAATAGAAGGAGAAATAAGTAA
- a CDS encoding inositol monophosphatase family protein yields MNKNNLTDQQLKDLDSLFELVSDRQLKDFGNISASNKSDGSLVTSCDLWSDKTIVKALSIIAPDEGVLSEEGGKLVPKTNAYWIVDPLDGTTNFAAGIPYWSISIARFVNGNPQSSFLIIPTLKKKFVAIKGRGVWLNNKKIEVNSHKQNSECVSLCSRSIKILQKKPDSIFPGKIRLLGVSSLNLTSVAMGQTFGAIESTPKIWDIAAAWLILEELNCSIEWLETNPMHLSAEQDLKDTNFPLIASWNQEKIKVLRPWGDLLIEK; encoded by the coding sequence ATGAATAAAAATAATTTAACCGATCAACAGTTAAAAGATTTAGATTCATTATTTGAACTGGTGAGTGATCGCCAATTAAAAGACTTTGGGAACATTAGTGCAAGTAACAAGTCAGACGGTTCATTAGTTACAAGTTGTGATTTATGGAGCGATAAAACGATTGTAAAGGCTCTATCTATAATTGCTCCTGATGAGGGAGTGCTCAGTGAAGAGGGAGGTAAGTTAGTTCCTAAAACAAATGCTTATTGGATAGTAGATCCTTTAGATGGTACGACAAATTTCGCTGCAGGAATACCATATTGGTCTATATCAATAGCAAGATTTGTAAATGGCAACCCTCAATCCTCTTTTCTAATTATTCCTACATTAAAGAAAAAATTTGTAGCAATCAAAGGAAGGGGTGTTTGGCTCAATAACAAGAAAATAGAAGTTAACAGCCATAAGCAAAACAGTGAATGTGTATCCTTATGCAGTAGATCTATCAAGATTTTACAAAAGAAACCTGATTCTATATTTCCCGGAAAAATAAGACTTCTTGGTGTGTCTAGTTTAAATTTAACGAGCGTAGCAATGGGACAGACTTTTGGAGCCATAGAATCAACTCCAAAAATATGGGATATTGCTGCAGCATGGCTAATACTCGAGGAGCTTAACTGTTCTATCGAATGGTTAGAAACGAATCCAATGCATTTGTCTGCAGAACAAGACTTAAAAGATACTAATTTCCCCTTAATTGCTTCTTGGAACCAAGAAAAAATTAAAGTTTTAAGGCCATGGGGTGATTTATTAATTGAAAAATAG
- a CDS encoding TolC family protein — protein sequence MLRKLIHPVLFFPLFLFINSQKAVLSGSNNNIEAILEENETQIFLNYSEIKNITLKNNQELKALENLVDSSTFTLSSKIAKRYPSLDLQASGFPKYVSGKNYNSTSSTTKTSQFSANPSLNIRLDLIDPLRGSEIQIAKNNYAIARNNYEIKKKDLIQEAKSRYHKLQKSYQDIKNKKSSLDLSVTSLKDAKSKFDAGIGTKFEVLEANAQLSRDRQTLNEKKIQNQINKIALKEILNINGDFDINKKQKLIGFWNHKLNKNINEGLLKSLSLKNITLQKAIKENQAKNYLNTYKPNVYISNVLTTSFSKGDSLAVQIDSGKSGSAYTNTVSLNFGWNIFDGGQNKNLYKSSIADAQSEDYSYRNLENVIKSKISKAYLNLKLNEEKIISSLEEISSTEESLRLARLRYEVGISTLKDVLVRQKELSNANSKNIDAIYNYNLNLDELERLTYLEISNICDESNGFINNDIKSICNI from the coding sequence ATGCTTAGAAAACTTATACATCCAGTCTTATTTTTTCCACTTTTTTTATTTATTAATTCTCAAAAAGCAGTATTAAGTGGCTCTAACAATAATATTGAAGCAATCCTAGAAGAAAACGAAACCCAAATATTCCTTAATTATTCAGAAATAAAAAATATTACTTTAAAAAATAATCAAGAACTTAAGGCATTAGAAAATCTAGTCGATTCATCGACTTTTACTCTTTCGAGTAAAATTGCTAAAAGATATCCTTCATTAGATTTGCAAGCCAGTGGATTTCCAAAATATGTTTCAGGAAAAAACTATAACAGTACCTCATCAACTACGAAGACCTCTCAATTCTCTGCAAATCCATCCCTTAATATTAGATTAGACTTAATAGATCCTTTAAGAGGATCTGAAATTCAAATAGCTAAAAATAATTATGCGATAGCAAGAAATAATTATGAGATTAAAAAGAAAGACCTCATTCAAGAAGCAAAATCTAGATACCACAAACTACAAAAATCTTATCAAGATATTAAAAACAAAAAATCCTCTCTTGATTTATCAGTTACTAGTTTGAAAGATGCTAAGTCTAAATTTGATGCGGGTATAGGCACTAAATTTGAAGTTCTAGAAGCTAATGCACAATTATCTAGAGATAGGCAAACACTAAATGAAAAAAAAATTCAAAATCAGATCAACAAAATTGCACTTAAAGAAATCTTAAATATAAATGGTGATTTCGACATAAATAAAAAGCAAAAATTAATAGGTTTCTGGAACCACAAATTAAATAAGAACATAAATGAAGGTTTACTTAAGAGTCTTTCTCTGAAAAATATTACTCTTCAAAAAGCAATCAAAGAAAATCAAGCAAAAAATTATCTAAACACTTATAAACCAAATGTTTATATAAGTAATGTATTAACTACTTCATTTTCAAAGGGTGATTCTTTAGCAGTCCAAATAGATTCTGGAAAATCTGGATCTGCCTATACAAATACTGTCAGCTTAAACTTTGGTTGGAATATTTTTGATGGTGGGCAAAATAAAAATTTATATAAATCAAGCATAGCCGATGCTCAATCAGAAGATTACTCTTATAGAAATCTTGAAAATGTTATTAAATCCAAAATTAGTAAAGCTTATTTGAATTTAAAATTAAATGAAGAAAAAATTATATCCTCTCTAGAAGAAATATCTTCTACAGAAGAATCTCTAAGACTAGCAAGATTAAGATATGAGGTAGGAATATCGACATTGAAAGATGTTCTTGTAAGACAAAAAGAATTGAGTAATGCTAATTCAAAAAATATTGATGCAATTTATAATTACAATTTAAATTTGGATGAATTAGAGAGATTGACTTATCTTGAGATAAGTAATATTTGTGATGAAAGCAATGGTTTCATAAATAATGATATTAAATCTATTTGCAATATTTGA
- a CDS encoding TIGR03279 family radical SAM protein: MWKEINSKENSNDFLIPEIKSQINPAEIESVENNSIAEEIGFESGDSIISINGKKPRDLIDYQILISEEILDISVLDKYKKIHNISIEKDQDDNLGINFKEALFDSIKQCNNKCPFCFIDQQPNGKRKSLYVKDDDYRLSFLYGSYLTLTNLNKDDWNRISTQKLSPLFISIHATDPKTREQLLKNKKASQILNQIEWLEENSIQIHAQIVVCPKINDGKILEKSIYDLAKFHKKSFKTVLSTAIVPVGLTKFRPENDGLLPIGKEYAKEIIKQVEKIQTSLQQRIGTRFCWLADEWYLIAGRKLPSYTTYENMPQESNGVGSIRSFLKILETKTKSLPEKIDKQRKVSWIVGKLVYEALLPTVRKLNKINGLTINLYGLPSIYWGQDQVVTGLLTGEDLIAGLQNKDLGESIFIPSIMLKLNSDLFLDDKNITEVSNKLKTNIHVLDDTNDIINNLIGISNTYKILDYA; the protein is encoded by the coding sequence GTGTGGAAAGAAATTAATTCTAAGGAAAATTCTAATGATTTTTTGATTCCAGAAATTAAATCCCAAATTAATCCAGCAGAAATAGAAAGTGTTGAGAATAATTCTATTGCTGAAGAAATAGGCTTCGAATCAGGTGATTCAATTATTAGTATTAATGGGAAGAAACCAAGAGATTTGATTGATTACCAAATCCTAATTAGTGAAGAAATTTTAGATATATCGGTATTAGATAAATATAAGAAAATCCACAATATTAGTATTGAAAAAGATCAAGACGATAATTTAGGCATTAATTTTAAAGAAGCATTGTTTGATTCAATAAAACAGTGTAATAATAAGTGTCCGTTTTGCTTTATCGATCAACAACCAAATGGCAAAAGAAAAAGTCTCTATGTAAAAGATGATGACTATAGATTGAGTTTTTTGTATGGTTCATATCTAACACTTACAAATCTAAACAAAGATGACTGGAACAGAATATCTACTCAAAAACTATCCCCGCTTTTTATTTCAATACATGCTACCGACCCAAAAACCCGAGAACAATTATTAAAAAATAAAAAAGCAAGTCAAATTCTAAATCAAATTGAATGGTTAGAGGAAAATTCAATTCAAATACATGCTCAAATAGTTGTATGTCCCAAAATTAACGATGGTAAGATCTTAGAAAAATCTATTTATGATCTTGCAAAATTTCATAAAAAAAGTTTTAAAACAGTACTTTCTACAGCAATAGTTCCAGTAGGTCTTACTAAGTTCAGGCCTGAAAATGATGGCTTATTACCAATAGGAAAAGAATATGCAAAAGAAATTATTAAACAAGTGGAAAAAATTCAAACCTCTCTTCAACAAAGAATTGGTACTCGCTTTTGTTGGCTTGCAGACGAATGGTACTTAATAGCTGGTCGCAAATTACCAAGTTATACAACATATGAAAATATGCCCCAAGAATCTAATGGAGTAGGCTCAATACGAAGCTTTCTTAAAATATTAGAAACTAAAACAAAATCTCTGCCTGAAAAAATAGATAAACAAAGAAAAGTCAGTTGGATTGTTGGGAAATTAGTTTACGAAGCACTACTTCCAACAGTACGAAAACTTAATAAAATTAATGGACTAACAATAAATCTATATGGCTTACCAAGTATTTATTGGGGTCAAGATCAAGTTGTGACAGGGCTTTTAACTGGTGAAGATTTAATTGCTGGACTACAGAATAAGGATTTAGGAGAAAGTATTTTCATACCATCAATCATGCTAAAACTTAATAGTGATTTGTTTTTAGATGACAAAAATATAACTGAAGTTTCAAATAAACTGAAAACTAATATTCACGTTCTTGATGATACAAATGATATTATTAATAATCTAATTGGTATATCTAATACTTATAAAATACTTGATTATGCTTAG
- a CDS encoding DUF3120 domain-containing protein has product MKPSFHDEFDTPKSTFLSRPIALRLWASFFVILPIFVQAPWVRFEPISALCATFIILFVSFLLSRKEADKWFIVGSLLLGVSGSWLGGCLFWGWLSAYPILHIPVEAVALPLAMVGLGTKWKIGSSFYISSLFGTAITDLSIFLTGIMDQWKEVITADSDNAPLILQKTSENLIQLKSLSIIILAAFILWFISKEIFNAAIPNSKNEKALLVSSYVIQTTLIVDGIFIILAIIQPTFSGLV; this is encoded by the coding sequence ATGAAACCCAGCTTTCATGATGAATTTGATACCCCTAAAAGTACTTTTTTATCTAGACCAATTGCTTTGAGGCTATGGGCGTCTTTTTTTGTGATTTTACCAATTTTTGTTCAGGCACCATGGGTCAGATTCGAACCTATTAGTGCTCTTTGTGCTACTTTTATTATCCTTTTTGTATCTTTTTTATTATCCAGAAAAGAGGCAGATAAATGGTTTATTGTAGGCTCTTTATTACTGGGAGTGTCTGGGAGTTGGCTTGGAGGTTGCTTATTTTGGGGATGGCTGAGTGCTTATCCTATTCTCCATATCCCAGTTGAGGCTGTAGCATTGCCTCTTGCGATGGTGGGACTTGGAACAAAATGGAAAATCGGTTCAAGTTTTTATATATCGTCTTTATTCGGAACAGCGATTACAGATTTATCAATTTTTTTGACAGGAATAATGGATCAATGGAAGGAGGTTATTACTGCGGACTCAGATAATGCTCCATTAATACTTCAGAAAACTTCCGAAAATCTAATTCAGTTAAAATCTTTGTCCATTATAATTTTGGCGGCATTTATATTGTGGTTCATATCAAAAGAAATTTTTAATGCTGCTATACCTAATTCGAAAAATGAGAAAGCTCTTTTAGTATCAAGTTATGTAATTCAAACCACTTTGATTGTTGATGGTATTTTTATTATTCTCGCAATTATTCAACCAACATTTAGTGGTTTAGTTTAA
- the nadB gene encoding L-aspartate oxidase, producing MLRQPFSQEAISIDKWDVIVIGAGAAGLMTCLELPENLNVLLLNRNTSKRSSSRWAQGGIASVVRPEDSFALHVEDTLKAGDDLCDKSAVEMLVSEAPGCVDRLQNLGMIFDQSSDQLATTLEAAHSCRRVLHVKDRTGRALVEVLEDHIENKENILHCRGVRVTELLIENQVCTGVQVLDGSNLYWITSKAVVLATGGGGHLFTNTTNPAQSSGEGIALSWKAGAAIEDLEFIQFHPTALKFYGSPCFLISEALRGEGAVLVDKNGESPVRHLQNGDLATRDQVSRAIMNSMQENDIDHVGLDLRFIDPKKIVERFPTIISRCQDYGVNPLTEVIPVAPAAHYWMGGVHTDLDASSTVKGLYAVGEVASTGVHGANRLASNSLMECLVFARKLSSIELNSPFNLRRLDRHNKEIYMDSPKEDFISSISEKINSLRKSCWSHLGVSRNKKSMIELLKILQEEKDEIQKNPLLECLKKIEIDQKLKLSEPNRRALNLLLDLNNRQITTLLLLKACLFREESRGGHYRDDYPSKEKIWECHTRQQLNHKIIKRFIKN from the coding sequence ATGTTAAGGCAACCATTTTCGCAAGAAGCAATATCTATTGATAAGTGGGACGTGATCGTTATTGGTGCAGGAGCAGCGGGTTTAATGACTTGTTTGGAATTGCCAGAAAATTTAAATGTTCTTCTTTTAAATAGAAATACAAGTAAAAGATCTTCGAGCAGATGGGCCCAAGGAGGGATTGCATCAGTAGTAAGACCTGAAGATTCTTTTGCTCTTCATGTAGAAGATACCTTAAAAGCTGGAGATGATTTGTGTGATAAATCTGCAGTTGAAATGCTTGTTAGTGAAGCTCCCGGCTGCGTTGATAGGTTGCAAAATTTAGGTATGATTTTTGATCAGAGCTCTGATCAATTGGCAACAACTTTAGAAGCTGCCCACTCTTGTAGAAGAGTTTTACATGTTAAAGATCGAACAGGTAGAGCACTTGTAGAGGTATTAGAAGATCATATCGAAAACAAAGAGAATATTTTGCATTGTAGAGGTGTGAGAGTAACAGAATTGCTTATTGAAAACCAAGTATGTACTGGAGTTCAAGTATTAGATGGATCTAATTTATATTGGATTACTTCTAAAGCTGTTGTTTTAGCTACGGGCGGAGGCGGACACTTATTTACCAATACTACAAATCCTGCCCAATCTTCAGGAGAAGGAATTGCTCTCTCATGGAAAGCTGGAGCTGCAATTGAGGATTTAGAATTTATACAATTTCATCCTACAGCTTTAAAGTTTTATGGCTCTCCTTGCTTTTTAATATCTGAAGCCCTTCGAGGAGAGGGCGCAGTTCTTGTTGATAAGAATGGCGAAAGCCCAGTAAGGCATTTACAAAATGGCGATTTGGCAACAAGAGACCAAGTTAGTAGAGCAATTATGAATAGTATGCAAGAAAATGATATTGATCATGTTGGCCTAGATTTAAGATTTATTGATCCAAAAAAAATTGTAGAAAGATTTCCTACAATCATTAGTAGATGTCAAGATTATGGAGTTAATCCTTTGACGGAGGTCATTCCTGTTGCGCCGGCGGCTCATTATTGGATGGGAGGCGTTCATACTGATTTGGATGCATCTTCTACAGTCAAAGGCTTATATGCCGTAGGAGAAGTAGCCTCTACAGGCGTGCATGGTGCAAACAGACTAGCTAGTAATTCGCTGATGGAATGCCTTGTATTCGCACGAAAATTGTCTTCAATTGAGTTGAATTCTCCTTTCAACTTGAGAAGGCTAGATAGACATAATAAGGAAATTTATATGGATAGTCCAAAGGAGGATTTTATCTCAAGTATTTCAGAGAAAATTAATAGTTTAAGAAAATCATGCTGGTCTCATTTAGGGGTCTCCCGCAATAAAAAAAGTATGATCGAACTATTAAAAATTCTTCAAGAAGAGAAAGATGAAATACAAAAAAATCCGTTGCTTGAGTGTCTTAAGAAAATAGAAATTGATCAGAAATTGAAATTAAGTGAACCAAATAGGCGAGCTCTTAATCTATTGCTTGATTTGAATAATAGACAAATTACGACATTATTATTATTAAAAGCTTGTCTTTTTCGAGAGGAAAGTCGAGGTGGGCATTATAGGGACGATTATCCTTCTAAAGAAAAAATTTGGGAATGTCATACTAGGCAGCAATTAAATCACAAAATAATTAAAAGGTTTATTAAAAATTAG
- a CDS encoding vitamin K epoxide reductase family protein has protein sequence MAIKTLKSRNKKDLKWPKIIIAVISTIGLVDTGSITLKNWGVLKSLSCPGINNGCEKVLNSPWGTLFENSQFNIPLSLAGVITYSLILGFSIFLSLNIISHKEKLNKLLWWLIFLISCASSVFSILLINIMFFKIKAYCFFCILSAIISISIFIFSMIGAKFESREPMFFRGFIVFLTVLIGGLIWSNNVDPSNAIDISNSSEKVSPAITTLSSPQKVKFAKFLSDNNIKMFSAYWCPHCLDQKKLFGKKAVKELTVIECAKDGKDNQYKLCREKQIEGFPSWEINGEIYSGVKDLNELATITGYEGDSNF, from the coding sequence ATGGCTATTAAGACTTTAAAAAGTAGAAATAAAAAAGATTTAAAATGGCCAAAAATTATAATTGCTGTTATTAGCACCATTGGATTAGTTGATACAGGTTCAATTACATTAAAAAATTGGGGAGTATTGAAATCTCTTTCATGTCCTGGAATTAATAATGGTTGTGAAAAAGTTTTAAATAGCCCTTGGGGTACATTATTTGAGAATAGTCAATTTAATATTCCCCTCTCATTAGCAGGGGTTATTACTTATAGTTTGATACTAGGATTTTCAATATTTTTATCACTGAATATAATTTCTCACAAAGAAAAATTAAACAAGCTTCTATGGTGGTTAATATTTTTAATCTCTTGTGCTTCTTCTGTTTTTAGCATCCTATTGATAAATATAATGTTTTTTAAAATCAAGGCTTATTGTTTTTTTTGTATACTTTCGGCAATTATATCTATTTCCATTTTTATTTTCTCTATGATTGGTGCAAAGTTTGAAAGTCGGGAACCTATGTTTTTTCGTGGATTTATTGTTTTTTTAACAGTTCTTATAGGTGGATTGATATGGTCTAATAATGTTGACCCTTCTAATGCAATTGATATTTCTAATAGCTCAGAAAAAGTATCCCCTGCAATCACCACATTAAGCTCTCCCCAAAAAGTAAAGTTTGCTAAATTTCTTAGTGATAATAACATTAAAATGTTTAGTGCATATTGGTGTCCTCATTGCCTTGATCAAAAAAAATTATTTGGCAAAAAAGCAGTTAAAGAATTAACAGTTATAGAGTGCGCCAAAGATGGAAAAGATAATCAATATAAACTTTGCAGAGAAAAACAGATTGAAGGGTTTCCATCATGGGAAATTAACGGTGAGATATATAGTGGTGTTAAAGATTTAAATGAATTGGCAACCATTACTGGATATGAAGGAGATTCTAATTTTTAA
- the rimO gene encoding 30S ribosomal protein S12 methylthiotransferase RimO, with translation MKQSNKNVKDKNITKVAFSHVGCEKNLVDTEHMQGLLDKEGYEVGNNLEDAKVVVVNTCSFIETAREESIRKILEFTDQGKQVIVAGCMAQHFKEELLKEIPEIKALVGTGDYQKIAKVMNRVEKGEIVNEVSKVPEFIADEKIPRLIDQKKFVAYLRIAEGCDYNCAFCIIPKLRGPQRSRTIESIILEATNLANQGIQEIILISQITTNYGQDIYGKPSLARLLKELSKVSVPWIRIHYAYPTGLTDEVIKAFKDSNNIVPYFDLPLQHSHSDVLKSMNRPWQASLNESILSKIRDQIPSAVLRTSLIVGFPGEEQKHFLHLLDFLHKHKFDHVGVFIFSPEEGTSAFDLPNRVPSEIADARKDNIMSIQQNISKKKNQLYVGTKVKVLVEKISKNNELIGRSYHFAPEIDGNVILSIKKNVIENNYVGKFVEANICFADEYDLYGEVINIL, from the coding sequence GTGAAGCAAAGTAATAAAAATGTAAAGGATAAAAATATTACAAAGGTTGCTTTTAGTCATGTGGGGTGTGAAAAAAATCTTGTTGATACTGAACATATGCAAGGTTTATTAGACAAAGAGGGATATGAGGTAGGTAATAATTTAGAGGATGCGAAAGTGGTAGTTGTTAATACTTGCAGTTTTATAGAAACAGCTAGAGAAGAATCTATAAGGAAGATACTTGAATTTACTGATCAAGGCAAACAGGTAATAGTAGCTGGTTGTATGGCGCAGCATTTTAAAGAAGAACTTTTAAAAGAAATTCCTGAAATCAAGGCTTTAGTAGGAACAGGTGATTATCAGAAAATTGCAAAGGTTATGAATCGAGTAGAAAAAGGTGAAATTGTTAATGAAGTTTCAAAGGTACCTGAATTTATTGCAGATGAAAAAATCCCACGTTTGATAGATCAAAAAAAATTTGTTGCTTATCTTCGTATCGCTGAAGGTTGCGATTATAACTGTGCATTTTGCATCATTCCCAAATTGAGAGGACCTCAACGAAGTAGGACTATTGAATCTATAATCTTAGAAGCAACAAATCTTGCAAATCAAGGGATTCAAGAAATAATACTTATTAGTCAAATTACAACAAATTATGGTCAAGATATTTATGGTAAACCCTCTTTAGCAAGACTCTTGAAAGAACTTTCTAAAGTTTCAGTTCCTTGGATACGAATTCATTATGCATATCCAACTGGATTAACTGATGAAGTGATAAAAGCTTTTAAAGATTCAAATAATATAGTCCCCTATTTTGATCTACCTTTACAACACAGTCATTCAGATGTTCTTAAGAGTATGAATAGACCTTGGCAGGCCTCTTTAAATGAATCAATTTTAAGTAAAATAAGAGATCAAATACCATCCGCTGTATTAAGAACAAGCTTAATTGTGGGTTTTCCTGGAGAAGAACAAAAACATTTTCTACATCTTTTAGATTTTCTGCATAAGCATAAGTTTGATCATGTTGGAGTTTTTATTTTTTCTCCGGAAGAAGGAACAAGTGCGTTTGATTTGCCAAATAGAGTACCATCGGAAATAGCTGATGCAAGAAAAGATAATATAATGTCAATCCAACAAAATATTTCAAAGAAAAAAAATCAATTATATGTAGGTACTAAAGTCAAAGTATTGGTAGAAAAAATATCTAAGAATAACGAACTAATAGGACGCTCTTATCACTTCGCACCGGAAATAGATGGAAATGTAATTTTATCTATTAAAAAAAATGTGATTGAGAACAATTATGTCGGTAAATTTGTTGAAGCAAATATTTGCTTTGCAGATGAATATGATTTATATGGGGAAGTAATAAATATCTTATAA
- a CDS encoding cytochrome b6: MNIIFYFAFLGFGFGAAFLLDKLLRAVKLI, from the coding sequence ATGAACATTATTTTCTATTTTGCATTTCTTGGTTTCGGATTCGGTGCCGCTTTTTTATTAGATAAACTTTTAAGAGCAGTTAAATTAATTTAG
- a CDS encoding DUF4346 domain-containing protein yields the protein MDFIKILEKKIEIDNNLSNRYIELDPNGYFIIKIDIEKKHIILEHYLNTINEEGYALDPKTNEPIKCDSREIKTCNETFTGISAKEIGIAITEKRNDLISRFDHALYLGRELQKAEECLYKQLTYVQD from the coding sequence ATGGATTTTATTAAAATATTGGAGAAAAAAATAGAAATAGATAATAATTTATCTAATAGATATATTGAGCTAGACCCAAATGGATATTTCATAATAAAGATAGATATAGAGAAAAAACATATTATCTTGGAACATTATTTGAATACTATTAATGAAGAGGGGTATGCACTAGATCCAAAAACTAATGAACCTATTAAATGTGACTCAAGAGAAATCAAAACTTGTAATGAGACCTTTACAGGAATAAGTGCTAAAGAGATTGGGATAGCAATAACCGAAAAGCGTAATGATCTAATATCTAGATTTGATCATGCTTTATATTTAGGACGAGAATTACAAAAAGCCGAAGAATGTTTGTACAAACAGTTAACCTATGTCCAAGATTAA